gagaaaagggcTGGGTTTAGTGGAGATGGAATCTGGGTATAGGGGGATCTCAATCCGAGCTCGACATCCTTCTGGTGGACAGTCCTGGGTCCCTATAATTTTGTTGTGTCCATTGTAGGTTTCTCTAGCATAAAATCTCCAATGGTAGGTGTTGGGAAGGCTAAGGGGAGGCTGAGCAGCAGTAGAGATAGCAtgaagaataacaaaaaacagcCAAGAGAATAGAGGAGAGGGGGGCTTGTGGAGGGCAGATGGCCTGGGCAGCAGTCACCAGGTCATGGATGTCCTTCCAGGAGATCTTTTTATCCTTCTGGGTGTGGcgtttcctctgcttcctcttccccttccccttcttctgtcCTTGATCTGCCAGTGATAGGCGGGCCATCTTCTTGGTTCACCAAGTGGTGGTGTCCAACATTTCTGGCAGGAACTCAGATAGGCTTAGGCTGGTCCTATGGAAAGACACAAGCAAAACTCCTCCCAGTTGTAAGGAGGAGGTCTGGTCCCTTCCAAATTCCATCCAAAGGATCTCACCATCATACTAGAATGGGGGGAAGGGGTGGCTAATTTTGGTGTATGCCGATGGAGGGAGATAGGAGGATGTTTGGAGTTTTTGTAGATGTAAAATATGTTTAGGGTAGTCAGAGCCATCATTAACTGTACATTAGGGGGGATACGTAGTTGCGTTTTGTTTTAGGAGTTGGGCTTTTaaggtttgatgtgttctttctatTATTCCTTGGCCCTGAGAGTTGTGGGGAATTCCCATATGATGGGCAATTTCCAAGTGTGTGCAGAAGGTTTAGAATTGATAGCTAGTGAAGGTCaggccattatcagtttttatctgttgaggaatGCCCATGATGGCAAAGGAGGAGAGCATGTAATGAATCAATCTTTTTGAGTTTTCACCTGTTTGGGCTATGTACCATATAAAATACAAGTATGTATCTATGATgacaaaaacatatttctgtCTACCGAATTGGGGAATATGGGTGACATCAATTTACCATAAGACCTTGGATTTAAGGCCTCAGGGGTTGGTGCCCATCATCTGTAAGGCTGGAGTGGTAATGAGGGATGCACAAGAGAAACATTTCTTTATTGTCCTCTAGAGTTGAGCATGAGGGATGTGGGGAAAGCGGGCCTGAAGCccctttatatttgtgtgtgtgcatgaatgaaaTTGATCTGCTTGTTCAGTGGAGGTCATGAATGTCCCTGTTGAGGCAGTTTGGTCAGCGAGTGCATTTCCCTCAGATATAGGACCTGGCAGGGGACTATGTGATTGGACATGCTGGATATAGATGGGGGAGTCTCTTTCCTGTAGGAGGGTGGAGACCTGTATgagtagaggggaaagtgggttGGCATCTAGTTTGATGAAGGATCTTGACAACCAAGGGAGCAAATTGACAGCATATACACTGTCTTAAAAGAGGTTAAGGGGGCCCTTGACTACTTTTAGAGCTAGATAGGTGGCATATAATTCTTTATATTGGGGGGAGTGACTGGGTAGCTCTTTTAATTGGAGGATAGAGGGTTCATCTTCAGGGAACTAGTATATTACTGCTGCAGCTCCCCCATTTCCCCCATCAGTAAAGATTGAGGGGGCTCCTGCTATGACCCCATTTAAGAATAATTATGGAGGCAGCCATCACaacagagggagggcagaggcccATTTTTCATCAAGGTaatggttgtcattttgtcctggGAATCCTATTAAGCTGATATCAAAGCAGGAGTGATTTTTGATTAGCCACTGAATATCAGAGAGGGAAAATGGGATAACAAGAATGCCAGGTTCTTTCCCTAGAGTTTGCAGGGTTCTATCCCTGCCATTTTTTAATCATGCTGGTGAGTGCATCTACCTCATTTAAAATTCGGGGTGCACCACCCATCGGTATGTGGAGCCATTCCAGTACCCCCTGAGGTTGGTAAATGGCCTCCACAAGTGTAGGGTAAGAGTTAAAGAAGAGGATCTGTATAGGTTTTGTTGGGTCATACCTATCAAGAGCCATATCTTTTAGGGCTGCATTGGCAGAATTTAGAGCTTGGACTGCCTCTGGGGACAGTGTTCTCAGGGCAGAGGGACTTTTGTCTCCTTTCAAGAGGTTAAAGAGGGGTTGAAGGGTGCTTGTAGGAAGAGGGAGCCAGGGCCAAAGCCAATTGAGGTTGCCCAGAAAGCTCTGGAGGGAGGCGAGAGTTAATttttgagggaaggaaagggtgggATTGAAGGGACATATTGAAGTAAGGATATCTCTGTTCCTAAAAATGCAATGGGTGGAATAAGTTGGATTTTGTGAGGGGATATTTTGAATCCTAGGGCAGATAGGGAGGGCATTAGCTGGTCCTTAAGTTCAGAGGGCAAGGTAGAAGAGTCTTACCAAacaaaatatcatccatataatgatagATACAAGGTATCTATAGATACAAGGATAGTCCTTTGTCTAAATAGGGTTTTAATGCAGTGGCTACAGCCTCCAGACAAATGATTGGACTGATAGCCATTCCCTGTGAAAGAACAGTCCATTCATTTATCTACATGGTTTATTGTTCCACTtagcatttcctttcttttcattttttaaatgagctcTCATGAAGCCCAGAATAgactcaaattcactatgtaataCAGGTTAACTATTAACTACTCCTCTTTCTAACTCGACCTCTGTAAGCTAGAATGACAAGTGCTAAACTCCTGTACAGCTTTGCAATTCTAGACAAGAGAGGTTTTGATCTTCTTTTTTCCCATTCCACTGAAGCTTTGAAGTATAGTCTAAATATCACAGGTTTTCTCTAAGTAGATTTCTTATCTACTAGAAACATGGCTTCTAGAAGACTGGGAAACATGAACTGTTTTCTTCAGAATATTACATTTGTGACACTAATGGATCAGAACAGTGCTGCTCATAGATCCAAGAATGCTTTGTGTAGGTATGGCAGACTGAATCAAATGATCTAAGATTTAGATGTAGGTAGTTATGTCCATCTCTTGAGATTGAAAAGTTGTCTGGGTAAACATTATTACTGAGTAAGTTATTTGGCACTGAACCAAGAGAGGAGTTGGCATTTAGTtgctataaaatatatgaaaatgactGAACAAATCTTCCTTGATCTTCAGAGCATAGCTAAGTAAACCTATAGTACAACTAGAGACACGTTAGCCAAATAAAAAGCAGAACAGTGTGCAAGAAGACTATTGAATGGTCGTCATTTACATCTTgcagaacattctggaagagTACCTTCAGCAGGCTACATGAAGTTCCTATGCATATGCCAGATGGTTATGATACAAACACTGTCATTTTTTCTAGAGATCAGGGAAAGGTTTGCTGAGTACGCGACTAGAGTGAAACGTCTCAGAAAGCTAACACAAAACTTTCCTTATTGACTTCTGTGCTCATGGCAAGAGGAAACCAGACCAGCACCTTTGAGttcctcctctggggactgtcaGATCAGCCACAGCAGCAACACATCCTCTTCCTGATCTTCCTGGGGATGTACCTGGTCACTGTAGCAGGGAATCTGCTCATTGTCCTGGCCATTAGCACTGATGTACgactccacacacccatgtacttcttccttgcCAGCCTGTCCTGTGATGACATACTCCTTGTCTCCACCATAGTGCCTAAGGCCCTAGTGAACATCCGCACCCAAAGCAGGACCATCTCCTATGCAGGATGCCTGGTCCAGCTCTATTTTTTCTTGACTTTTGGAGACATGGACATCTTCCTCCTGGCCACAATGACCTATGACCGCTTTGTGGCTATTTGCCACCCTCTCCACTATAGGATGATCATGAGCTTCCAGCGCTGCTCACTCTTAGTGACAGTCTGTTGGACCCTTACAACCNTTGTNGCCATGACACACACCTTCCTCATATTCCGGCTCTCCTTCTGCTCTCAGAAGGTCATTCCAGACTTCTTCTGTGACCTGGGACCCCTAATGAAGATCGCTTGCTCTGAAACCCGGATCAATGAGCTTGTGCTTCTCTTCTTGGGAGGTGCAGTCATCTTAATCCCACTTTTGCTCATCCTTGTGTCTTATATCCGCATTGTTTCAGCCATCNTCAGGCTCCCTTCTGCCCAAGGAAGGCGTAAGGCCTTTTCTACCTGTGGGTCCCACATTTCTGTGGTGGCCCTGTTCTTTGGGACTGTGATAAGGGCTTATCTATgtccctcatcctcttcctctaactcagtggtagaggacaCAGCAGCTGTTGTCATGTATACAGTGTTGACTCCCCTGCTGAACCCCTTCATTTACAGCCTTCGAAACAAAGACATGAAGGGAGCACTGGTCAGAATTCTCAAGGGCAAAGTCTCCTTCTCCTGGGCCCAGGGACTTCTGCAGAGAAAGTGAAGATGTCCTCAATCTGCTCTGCTGAGGATCTTTCAGAAATGTCTACCTCGATTGTCTCTTTCTGAACCCCTTGTGTGCTTTGTCACACTCCACTCCCTGACACTCTCCTCAAATTTCTCAGATATGAGGAAAGTGAAAATGACTCTTTAGAATTTGATTTTTTATGAATGGcttctttgttcatttattttataacacGTGCCTCAGAATGATGGTTTAGTCAATGACAGATGGCATATAAGACAACTGTTTCTATGGGGACAATTATTCTGGAGCtgaagactttttttgtttttgttgttgtttttgaa
Above is a genomic segment from Mus caroli chromosome 11, CAROLI_EIJ_v1.1, whole genome shotgun sequence containing:
- the LOC110306067 gene encoding olfactory receptor 1P1-like — encoded protein: MARGNQTSTFEFLLWGLSDQPQQQHILFLIFLGMYLVTVAGNLLIVLAISTDVRLHTPMYFFLASLSCDDILLVSTIVPKALVNIRTQSRTISYAGCLVQLYFFLTFGDMDIFLLATMTYDRFVAICHPLHYRMIMSFQRCSLLVTVCWTLTTXVAMTHTFLIFRLSFCSQKVIPDFFCDLGPLMKIACSETRINELVLLFLGGAVILIPLLLILVSYIRIVSAIXRLPSAQGRRKAFSTCGSHISVVALFFGTVIRAYLCPSSSSSNSVVEDTAAVVMYTVLTPLLNPFIYSLRNKDMKGALVRILKGKVSFSWAQGLLQRK